A stretch of the Gossypium hirsutum isolate 1008001.06 chromosome D07, Gossypium_hirsutum_v2.1, whole genome shotgun sequence genome encodes the following:
- the LOC107954442 gene encoding U-box domain-containing protein 24 has protein sequence MAIDVVTSASFVPASEILSQTVEAILEIVVSANDVLFKKDSFKKLASYLERIVPVLKELKGKCISNSESLNNAIQILNREIKAAKQLTAECSTKSKVYLLMNSRGIVRRLEGTMREISRGLSLLPLASLELSSAIVVDIGNLCDSMQKAEFKAAITEEEILEKIETGIQERNADRSYANNLLVLIAEAVGIPTERSALKREFEDFKSEIENVRLRKDKAEAIQMDQIIALLERADAASSPKEKEMKYFTKRKSLGSQPLEPLQSFYCPITRDVMVDPVETSSGQTFERSAIEKWFTEGNNLCPLTMTPLDTSILRPNKTLRQSIEEWKDRNTMITIASMKPNLTSGDEEEVLQCLGQLKDLCEQRDMHREWVILENYISVLIQLLGGKNRDIRNRVLVILHILTKDSDDAKDRVAKVDGAIELVVRSLGRRTDERRLAVALLLDLSKYNVLRDSIGKVQGCILLLVTMASGDDYQAARDAEEILENLSYSDQNVIQMARANYFKHLLQRLSTGPDDVKLIMATAIAEMELTDHNKVVLLERGALRPLLNWVSHGGIQMKSVAVKALRNLSSVPKNGLQMIKEGASRPLLDLLHLGSSSSALREQVAATVMHLAVSTMSQESTETPVSLLESDEDVFMVFSLISLTGPEIQQNLLQIFQALCQSPSAAYIKTKLTQCLAIQVLIQLCECDIGNVRLNAVKLFCFLVKDGDEATILEHVRQKCIETLLRIIQSFNDDEEVASAVGIIANLPENDQITQWLVDAGAIPIIFRFLRSGRLNDSNRSQLVESAVGAICRFTAPTNLEWQKRAAEADVIPMLVQLLDSGTTLTKYHAATSLSRFSQSSLQLSRTIPKKKGFWCLSAPPETACPVHGGICSVVSSFCLLEADAVIPLARVLEETDARVCEASLDALLTLIEGERLQNGSKVLAEANAITPMIRCLSSPSLRLQEKALHALERIFRLPEFKQKYGPAAQMPLVDLTQRGNSSMKSLSARILAHLNVLHDQSSYF, from the exons ATGGCAATCGACGTAGTCACTAGTGCCTCATTTGTTCCGGCTTCAGAGATTCTTTCTCAGACTGTAGAGGCCATTCTCGAGATTGTGGTTTCTGCAAATGATGTTCTCTTTAAGAAAGATAGTTTTAAAAAACTTGCATCTTACTTAGAGAGAATTGTCCCAGTTTTGAAAGAGTTGAAAGGAAAATGTATTTCTAATTCTGAGAGCTTGAACAATGCTATTCAGATTCTCAATCGTGAAATAAAAGCTGCGAAGCAACTAACTGCAGAATGCAGCACAAAAAGCAAAGTATATCTCTTGATGAATAGTCGTGGGATAGTCAGGCGCCTAGAAGGTACCATGAGAGAGATAAGCAGGGGATTAAGTCTCCTTCCATTGGCATCTTTAGAACTTTCTTCAGCTATAGTTGTAGATATTGGAAACCTCTGTGATAGTATGCAGAAGGCTGAGTTCAAGGCTGCTATAACAGAAGAAGAGATCTTAGAGAAAATTGAGACAGGCATACAGGAGAGGAATGCTGATCGTTCTTATGCAAACAATCTGCTGGTTCTCATTGCAGAAGCTGTTGGGATACCTACTGAGAGATCGGCTTTAAAAAGGGAATTTGAAGACTTCAAAAGTGAGATTGAAAATGTCAGGCTTAGGAAGGACAAGGCTGAAGCTATACAAATGGATCAGATAATTGCTTTGTTGGAAAGGGCTGATGCTGCTTCTTCTCCTAAAGAGAAAGAGATGAAGTATTTCACTAAGCGGAAATCTTTGGGTAGTCAACCGCTGGAGCCTCTCCAATCATTTTATTGTCCAATCACTCGCGATGTAATGGTAGATCCTGTGGAGACTTCATCTGGACAGACATTTGAGAGAAGTGCTATAGAGAAGTGGTTTACAGAGGGGAACAACTTATGCCCTTTGACTATGACTCCCCTAGACACATCAATCCTACGCCCTAACAAAACACTGAGGCAGTCAATAGAAGAGTGGAAGGACAGAAACACAATGATAACAATTGCTTCAATGAAACCCAATCTCACATCTGGAGATGAGGAAGAAGTGCTTCAATGTCTAGGACAGCTAAAGGATCTTTGTGAACAGAGAGACATGCACCGAGAGTGGGTGATCTTGGAGAACTATATATCAGTTCTTATTCAACTTCTTGGTGGAAAAAATCGTGATATAAGGAATCGTGTTCTTGTCATACTTCACATTTTGACAAAAGATAGTGATGATGCAAAG GATAGAGTGGCAAAAGTTGATGGTGCAATTGAACTTGTAGTTCGTTCCTTGGGGCGTCGCACAGATGAAAGGAGGTTAGCAGTGGCATTACTTTtggatttatcaaaatataacgTCTTAAGAGACAGCATTGGGAAGGTTCAGGGTTGTATTCTCCTTTTGGTGACAATGGCAAGTGGTGATGACTATCAAGCTGCCAGAGATGCCGAGGAAATATTGGAAAACCTGTCATATTCTGATCAGAACGTCATACAGATGGCAAGGGCAAACTATTTTAAACATTTGCTCCAGCGTTTGTCAACTG GACCAGATGATGTAAAACTAATCATGGCAACAGCTATAGCTGAAATGGAGTTAACTGACCATAATAAAGTGGTATTGTTAGAAAGAGGTGCATTGCGTCCACTTCTTAACTGGGTCTCTCATGGTGGTATTCAAATGAAAAGCGTAGCTGTTAAAGCTCTTCGAAACCTCTCAAGCGTACCAAAAAATGGCTTGCAGATGATCAAAGAAGGTGCATCCCGCCCATTACTTGACCTCCTCCATCTTGGCTCATCATCCTCAGCATTACGAGAACAAGTCGCCGCAACGGTTATGCACCTTGCAGTATCCACTATGTCACAAGAATCCACTGAGACTCCAGTTTCTTTATTGGAATCTGATGAGGATGTTTTCATGGTCTTCTCTTTGATTAGCCTGACTGGACCAGAAATCCAACAAAACCTTCTGCAAATCTTTCAGGCGTTGTGCCAATCCCCCTCTGCAGCATATATCAAGACCAAGCTGACACAG TGCTTAGCCATCCAAGTGCTAATCCAGTTGTGCGAATGTGATATTGGAAATGTACGGCTGAATGCTGTGAAGCTTTTCTGTTTTTTGGTGAAGGATGGTGACGAAGCCACTATCCTGGAGCATGTGCGCCAGAAATGCATTGAGACTTTACTTAGGATTATCCAGTCTTTTAATGATGATGAAGAAGTTGCTTCTGCAGTGGGCATAATTGCTAACCTTCCTGAAAATGACCAGATCACTCAGTGGCTTGTGGATGCTGGTGCAATTCCAATCATTTTTCGTTTTCTTCGCAGTGGTAGACTTAATGATTCCAATAGAAGTCAGTTAGTAGAAAGTGCTGTTGGAGCCATCTGCCGTTTTACTGCTCCAACAAATCTGGAATGGCAAAAGAGAGCAGCTGAAGCCGATGTTATCCCCATGTTAGTTCAATTGTTGGATTCAGGAACCACCTTGACCAAATATCATGCAGCCACTTCTCTATCTCGTTTTTCACAGAGTTCTCTTCAGCTAAGCCGGACAATACcaaagaaaaaggggttctggtgcTTGTCAGCTCCACCAGAGACTGCTTGCCCGGTTCATGGAGGAATTTGTTCTGTTGTGTCATCATTTTGCCTTCTTGAGGCTGATGCAGTGATACCACTTGCAAGGGTTCTTGAAGAAACAGATGCCAGAGTGTGTGAAGCATCTTTAGATGCACTATTGACTTTAATTGAAGGTGAAAGACTtcaaaatggtagtaaggtgctAGCAGAAGCAAATGCAATTACTCCAATGATAAGATGTCTTAGTTCACCTTCCCTCAGACTGCAGGAGAAAGCTCTACATGCTTTGGAAAGGATTTTCCGGCTGCCTGAGTTCAAGCAGAAGTATGGTCCAGCTGCTCAGATGCCTTTAGTGGATTTAACACAGCGAGGCAATAGTAGTATGAAGTCTCTTTCAGCCAGGATACTTGCTCACTTGAATGTACTTCATGACCAATCTTCCTATTTCTAA